The following is a genomic window from Prunus persica cultivar Lovell chromosome G7, Prunus_persica_NCBIv2, whole genome shotgun sequence.
CCCCCTTCCTCTGTAGGGCCATACAACTAGAAGAGCTCTTCTCAGTTGATGAGGAGAAATAATTAGTATTGGAgtctattattattaaaaaaaaataagaatgggaaaaataggaaaaataataataataataataataataataaccatgTGGCGGATGGTCTTGGTGATTTTGACCATTCGCTGGCAATTTGTATGTGATGATGACTTCTTTGCAAAGTCAGTCTCCTTCTATGTTTCGGCTTCGGCCCGAATAATATTAAGTAAGAATAAAGAGCACAAAGAAAGCGAGAAAAGATCAACAAACTAAACAAGAAACCCACAGAAATCTCTTGAGTGATATGTTGAAGCCAGGTAAATCTTCAATCCCCAAAAACCCTCCCTCCAAAAAACGATATGGCAACCCACAATCAAGAACCCCCTATAAACCCCCTATGGATTTATCCATAACTGAAGTTGGGGAGTCTTTCAACTCGGAGAATACAAAGACCCAGCAGGCTTTTGTCTGTGAAATCTGTGTTGAGCTCAAGGCAGCAGCATCCGATTGGTTTGGCATAAAAAATTGCAGCCATGCTTACTGTAGGGACTGCATGGTCAGTTACGTGGCCTCCAAGCTTGAAGAGAACATCACAAGCATCCGGTGCCCCGACCCAGATTGCACATCAGGGCTCCTAGATCCCGAGCATTGTCGTTCGATCCTCCCCCGGGAGGTGTTTGAGAGGTGGGGAGTTGCCTTGTGTGAGGCTGTGGTACCTGCCTCTCAAAAGGTTTACTGTCCCTACAAGGATTGCTCTGCAATGCTAATCATTGATGATGATGGGAAGAAAGGGATGATCGTAAGGCAATCGGACTGCCCCCATTGTAGGAAATTGTTCTGCGCGCAGTGTAAGGTTCCTTGGCATGTAGGGTTTGAGTGTGCCAAGTTTCAGAAGTTGAACAAGGTTGAGAGGGAAAGGGAGAACATGTTGAGAAACCTTGCGAAGAAGGAACAATGGAGGAGATGTCCCAATTGCAGGTTCTATGTGGAAAGATCGCGGGGTTGCAACATCATCCAATGCAGGTCAGTTTATCTTTTACCTTCTTTCTCCCCTAATTACTGATAAATCCGATCAGTGACGTAAAATGTCGATCTTAAGTGGTTCTATTTCTAATGTTGAAGGAGGAGGTCCCAGACTCCCATGTGATTTCAACCTCcctaataattataaataaataaaacaaaggtGGACTAAAATTGCTGAATACTGTTTCAACTTGTTTCGTTCAATTCAATGAATTCTTGAATTAATGCCCTATTAATTTATGTCCTTTTTGAGTTGATTGCAGGTGCAAAACTAAGTTCTGCTACGAATGTGGTGAACTTTACATCAATTGCAAGTGCAAaattgattgttttgtttgtttgttggggTGCTGCGGacttattgttgttgttgttagtttttttgttgttattgttATGTTCTGGCGGGCAGTGGCAGAGCCATGAATTTAAGTAAGAGGGGCACCCTTTAAAATTCACTCTTTCTTATATGACAAATCAACCTACTTTTCAAGAAATTCCTTTTTctcacttttctttgttttttttttctctcttattttttatgaataacCTAACACTCTTTCATGGTAACAAAATCCATGcaactcaaaagaaatttacacatgaaataaagagaagaggggcatttaagaatttttgaggaattttaaaatatttgtgCAAGATCACTAACATAAAATTTTATGTACAACAACATTTTAGATGGGCCAGTGCCCACCCTAGGCATGCACTGATGTGATCAAGTTTTAATTGACGCTATTCTTGAAGTTATtatcttgatttttcttattataATTGAATACACGATAATATTTTCCGACATAAATATGGCCAATCCATAGCCAACCTTGCTAGCTCATGATTGCCGGTCAGATTGAAGCAATCAAAAGAGCAACTTTCAGTGCTCAAATGTGGCTAACTCAAAGTGCCCCGGCAGGAATTTgcctattattttttcaattgatATTTCGATATAGAAAGATCGGcccttgatttttatttttttttatttttgaatgatAACCTTAACTCTTTAAAATTAATGAAGTTATCAAATTCCAGCAACATTAATAAAgtttcaacaaaaaagaaaaaaaaataattgacgtGTCAAAATCACATTGATTGTAAGAAGGAGCTCCtcctcaattttatttttgggtcatgctagggagaccaactttagataccaacttgtgtaccaactctctaatagaggtggagcccaccaatacaaggggtcccacactctattagagagttggtacacaagttggcaTCTAAAGCACTCGAGAAGAGTAAGACCAAAGTCTCTgctgcatttttctttttcgggtGGATTTGTGGGATTGTGAATTGTGAATTTAtgaggattttgattttgggggTCTTTGGTAGTTCGGATTCTTAACGACTTTGGGCGGGAATATTTTTGCACGTGGAATGCACGTGAGTTAGACAGGTCGGTGACTTCTAATGTAAGGAACTAATATATGGACAcccattaatttgttttctagACACCCAATTCCATAAACAAATCTTTGTTGTTCACAAGTAGGTGTGGCAATTTCCGATGACGACTCAATACATAATTTGACATCCGCACGATTAAACTTTACAGTCAACTCNNNNNNNNNNNNNNNNNNNNNNNNNNNNNNNNNNNNNNNNNNNNNNNNNNNNNNNNNNNNNNNNNNNNNNNNNNNNNNNNNNNNNNNNNNNNNNNNNNNNNNNNNNNNNNNNNNNNNNNNNNNNNNNNNNNNNNNNNNNNNNNNNNNNNNNNNNNNNNNNNNNNNNNNNNNNNNNNNNNNNNNNNNNNNNNNNNNNNNNNNNNNNNNNNNNNNNNNNNNNNNNNNNNNNGTCAAATATGATGTGCGGTTGCACATCAttcaagaaagagaagaagagagaggtagCAAAAACAGGAAAGTAGAAGAGAGAAAGGCACATTAAGGCAACTTATTGTATCTACCCTAATTCGGACTCGGGATAGCGTACAAGTAACACATtaatatttacatatatatatatatatatatataagcttaAGAAGAGGAAGTTATATGCGAGTGAGtggcatgtacatatatatagaagaattaataaattaagaagATCAGGAAACTGAGCTCAaaggtgaagaaaaaaaagtgtcGCAGTTGCAGTCTCAATTTCAGTTTCATGGCGTTTTTGAATGTTAACTTTGGGGAGGTTAAACATGATGATGATACTTATGGAGATGATCATGACTTGTTCTTCACACCCTTGTCATCCCCAACAAGGTTGTCCACAAAAAGGCGGCCCTCCAAAAATTGGTGTAACCCAATCTTGCAGCACATCAAGGCTCTTCTTCCATTCAAAATGCGAAGAAATCCCTCAAGTGATGAGAccaagaagacgaagaagaagattaaCATGAAGACGAAGACGAAGAAATCGAGTTTCCACCCTCCAGCATACGGTGTAAGAACTAATAGTGATGAATATAATTTCTCCACTGATGATGCTTTTGACAGATTTATGCTTTATTTGATGCCCTTTGAAACTAGCGGAGGAGGTCGGCTCTACGTTGATCATAATTATGAAGAAGAAACTCATGAATTTCCAAGATCAATCAATCCCCAGAAAAAAGCTActtctgatgatgatgatctctTGAATGAATTTATGCTTTCTTGGGAGCCCTTCAAAAATAGACGAGatccaaattattttgatgaagaagaagttgaattTCCAAGATCAAATATCGATCCCCCCAACACTCCTGAAGAAGTTGACGACATTGTTGCTCATGACAATAAattcatggcttcttctagGGTTTCTCATGAGGTTGGGAAGCCTTCCGATTCGAAGAATATCGAGTACGTCCCAGCggttaataataattttggttGTAATATCTGCTTTGAACCCAAGGCTGGACACCAGTGGTTTGACATCAAAAATTGCAGCCATGGTTATTGTACGGAGTGCATGGTCAATTACGTGGTCTCCAATCTTCAAGAGAACGTCACAACCATTCGATGCCCTGATCCTGATTGCGCATCAGGATCAATAGAGCCCGAGGATTGTGACTGGATACTTCCCCAAGAAGTGTTTGAGAGGTGGGAAAGCTCGCTTTGTGAGGCTGCGATCCCCAGCTCTCAAAAGTTTTACTGTCCCTTTAGTGATTGCTCTGCGATGTTGATTATTGATAATGATGATGGGAGTGAGGTTGTGCGGCAGTCTCAGTGCCCGCATTGTCGAAGGCTTTTCTGTGCGCACTGTAAGGTTGCTTGGCACGAGGAGATGGAGTGCTGGGAGTTTCAGGAGTTGAATGACGATGAGAGGGGAAGGGAAGACATCCAGTTAAGGAACCTTGCAAACATGGAGGATTGGAAGAGATGTCCCAACTGTAAGTTTTATGTGGAAAAGAAGACCGGTTGCAATGTCATGAAGTGCAGGTCAGTTTCTATGATCATAAATATATTTGTGAATCCCGTTTTTCATCATATACATGTCATAATCGAGAATcgtttatttaataattaacaatttagagaACATattctcaaaaaaatttagactAGCGAAGCCTTCAACCTGTTTTGttcaatatatacatatgaatCGATCCATTACTGCCCTATCCATATGATTGGATTAATTTCTGTTTATTTGCAGGTGTAGAGCTACTTTTTGCTACAGATGTGGCCAGAGTTTAAGCGTGCCTAAAAACCAACGTCACTATTGTTCCTATTGTACGGGTTGAGTACATTTTCTACAACGTTTGATTATCATAAGATGTACtttcagaaattttgtttatttttcacttaaGTATTCGACAAGTAGGCTTCGAATTTTACATACTTCTTTATGAGAAGTAGGCTTCAAATTTTACATACTTCTTTATAAAATCCTCCATACGATGACCTtacaccaattttttttaatcagaagcaagtttcattttttttttttttttgagaaattctatgattgcatttATAATTCGGCCAAAAAAGcaactagccacaaaaggccaatacaaactagccacaaaagggccattacaataacggagcggtctaatatcaaaattaagataatATAGTGTGTTTTTACTAACGATTAGTCatgatcgaagaaactctggcacaggtatcccaactaagatttcaaatttagaataattataaaaaaaaatttgaaaaaaacaaagccataacaatacaaataaaattaagaaacgcAAAATAGACCTCAAAACAGTTCACAAAAATTTCcccattaattaaaattaacaataattACGCACGTGATGAAAATAAAGAACCTCTTTTGTGCttgtatatattaattattataaattgGTAGGTAGTTCATAGAAGAAAAGTATACGGTTTGGTTAATGATGCTGCATATAGTACACGTGGCAATTGGACAGTGGTGCACTAATAATTGAGCAACCTAATGAATTATGAAAcacgtttttattttatttttattttggttttaaatttgaCTTTATATGTGAGTTGCATTATCTTCTGGAAGAACCTGGACGATGTTTGGCTTCGGCAATGTAATGTAATGTGAACGGTGAGGATCAATTATTGGGGAGAGGAGTGACAGGCAGTCGTGGGTGCAACTGAGTGAAGGACGAAATCTGGGCCGTTGATTTCATGACTGCGCTGCACATCAAGTCATATCAACCGACCGATATCAGCTATaggcattttttatttttgtttttagcaaAGTCTAAATGCATGCTActtttaagaaaattaaataattataaaaaattgatatATTTCACAATCTTGTTTCTGGTACGGCAATTCAAGTCAATGCCAAGTCAAATGAGCGACACAGTCACAAAAATTTGGGCTGTTAAACTTGTTTGCTTGttactttgtgtttttttatcaGGTTGTTACATGTTTGTAGTGTTCACACtatcaaagaaacaaattcagGTCGGATTCGGGTCAGCCCACATGAAGTTGTTAACTTGTtactaggtttttttttaagaacaaGCAGAATTTCGTTGAAATATGAGCAAATACAAGAGATTTACAATGAGAATACACCCCAAATGGAGGTAGAGCACACAAAATTTGGACAATGTAAATTTAGCTAAACAGTGAacaaaaaatatggaaatttcaaaCTTAGCTCACTAAGAGTTGAAAACTAGATGATTAATAAGACTCCTGGCAGCACCAGTGCTTTAGAAATCATGGTAAAACAACATATTTTGCGGTAACAGAGAATCCGAGTCACCAAAAGTGAAAGGGCCTTATCGCTCAACATTCACATGGCCAGAGAAGACCATAGCACCTCCAACATCCCAATACAAAAATGGGATGAAAAATCTCTCTACAACATGAAGAGATAGAGAGGTGTCTGATTTAATAGCCGAAAGGGTTGGTTCTTGGGGAAACCCCAGGAACCAGAAGGGTTGCTAAGGAGAGGGGCTGcgctggagaagaagaaagggtgATAGATTTTTTAGGGTAACTTGTTAATTGTTCAATAGTGATTCTAGTTTATGGAGTTTATCATACTATACTTTAGGTTCATGACATATTAACAATGTTCCGTATTTATATTAGCACATCGTGACGCGACTCATCAtactcaatatttttcatattatattttaagttcATGAGATAtcaattatattataatacataatTTATTAGTAACACCACAAATGATAGTGTAAAATGTCACActaaattttctctctcttattgCATGACCAAAAGAAATCATCTTTATTGTGTTATTTTAAGTCCAAATTAACCGTCCTCTAACATTGATCGTGATGGCGTCTAATTACgacaattttatattttatattttgtctATTTACGATATTAAGTTTTTACAAAAGgttaaaacaaaaccaaaccttCCACCTTATAAAATTTACTCTGCAATGGTGACATAGGATAGGAGTAATAATAAGAAGGAGGCTAATGAGAAATGATAACAGGGTCAGCTGAAGAAATTAGCCAAGTAATTATatgaaatatatttatataaaaaactaTATGAATAATATGTGGACTGACTGAGCGGTCACCGAAGTTTGTGGCTTTGTTTGGGTCTGTGAGATCTCCTTCCCTTTCTCTCATGTCTCTAtacaaacaacaacaacagaaaAATAGCAGaccatacaaaataaaataaaaataataacatgttCAATAATTTGGTCTCTgttcctttttgttgtttgtaaTTTCTTCTATAGCTCGGAGGCTGGCTCCGGTCTTCCAACCCCCTTTTCTTCTCGAACCTCCCACAgctctttctatttttctacaatttttatttttccttgtaTTTATCATCTTTTTGCGCCCCAAAATTTTCTGCTTCATATTCTCCTCGTCGCTTTTCCCTTCCATATAAAGCTTCCATTTTCAAACCTccgctttctctctctgtctctgcgTTTTCGCTGTATAAATATCCTGAATTATACGTATATATTCCAGTTAGCTACATATTTTGCGCAATTATTTTATTCGATCTCGGAAAATTGATTCTCCGCCTGCTTTAttcgatttttttatattaaagatCAGAGTTTTGAACCGGAAGAAGCTCAATATTTACTTCCGCTGAATCGTTCCCagatttgaatttatctgGTTTTGTTAATGGGAAGAGGAGGAGCTGGAATAGGCAAGGTCAAAGTCTGCTGCtgaaggttttgtttttggttttgtttttgctcgGAATTTGATAGTAAATGTTGTATTTGAAGCAGCCAAACCCCACAATTCACACATGGGGTTCATTAGGTGAATGATTTCCAATAGTTTTTCACCATAGAAGATTTGTGTGCTTGGCTTTGATTCTTCTGTGCATGCCATTCTGATAGAAACCCTGAGCCTGAGGCTCGGGGATCTGAAATTCCAAACTTCAACGATGGCGTCCTCAGAGAATGAGCCTGTGTCTCACTTGGAAGACGAACCtcgtcctcctcctcctcaacaTTTCGATATGCAGAAATTCAGGCTTTACGAAACTCGATCGGTAATTTCATTCAGCTCTATTTGTTTCATATAATGAAGATCTATTTATATTCAACCTATTGCAATTTGTTATATTCCATAAAGGATTCTTCAATATTTTGGTGGGCTGATAttgttttcattgtttaatGGCAAAGTTGGAATCGGcaatgtgttttcttttgcttaTATGAACCATTTTCTTTCGGGGAGGTTTTTGATTGAatctaaaattttgtaaatttatgATATGTTTgcttatttttgcatttttattaGTTCAGATGGTTTATTGTGCTTTGTGCGAATTGGATTATAAGAGTGTACCAACttatacattttcttttccccgCAGAACTTTTACATGATTGGAAGGGACAAGACTAGAACTTATTGGAGAGTACTAAAGATTGACCGGTTGGATCCTTGTGAGCTTAACATTCGTGAAGATTCTACTACGTACACTGAAAGAGAATGTTCTGACCTCTTAAGGCGGATACATGAAGGAAACAAGGCCACAGGTGGATTAAAGTTTGTCACTACTTGTTACGGAATTGTCGGTATGGGATTTTGATATCACATCTTGTGCATTTATTGCATAATCAAAATGATTTCACTGCTCATTGTCGCTTGCTTGTTTCAGGATTCATTAAATTTCTGGGGCCATATTACATGCTTCTTATCACGAAAAGAAGACAGATAGGTGCCATCTGTGGTCACATGGTGTATGCCATCTCCAAGAGTGAAATGATCGCACTTCCAAATCCTTCTGTTCAGTCCAGTATCGCTAAttctaaaaatgaaaacaggTCGTTAGTCCATTCCGGTTGTACGTGTATTTAGTCTGCAGAAACAATGACCATTGTTTGGAAAAGTACTGTATTTtgagaaatattttttcttatgtGACATTCTTCTGGCTTGCTTTATTTGAACCTTTTTCGAAATTAAAAACTTTATCTTATTCTTAGAACAGTTTAACTTGTTATATGTACAATTTTAAGCATAATGTCATAATATTCTATGAAGGCTTCTAGATTAGGATTAGTATATCTGTACAATTTTGA
Proteins encoded in this region:
- the LOC18771337 gene encoding probable E3 ubiquitin-protein ligase RNF217 — protein: MDLSITEVGESFNSENTKTQQAFVCEICVELKAAASDWFGIKNCSHAYCRDCMVSYVASKLEENITSIRCPDPDCTSGLLDPEHCRSILPREVFERWGVALCEAVVPASQKVYCPYKDCSAMLIIDDDGKKGMIVRQSDCPHCRKLFCAQCKVPWHVGFECAKFQKLNKVERERENMLRNLAKKEQWRRCPNCRFYVERSRGCNIIQCRCKTKFCYECGELYINCKCKIDCFVCLLGCCGLIVVVVSFFVVIVMFWRAVAEP